Sequence from the Parvicella tangerina genome:
AGGTGGTTTTTGAAGTTCCAGATAACCATACCCGTCTTTAATGTTGTCCTTAGTAAACGTGGCATATTTAGCAGTAGGAATGTTGTACTTTTTCATTAATACCTTTGAGAAGTCCTTGCTTCCCTCAAGCTGAGCAGCTTTCTTATTTGGACCGATCATGGTTATTCCTGAAAGGTCTTCTCTTGCTTCGAAGTAATCAACAATACCATTTACAAGCGGTTCCTCTGGACCAACAACAATGACATCGATTTCTTTTTCTAAAGCAAATTCAGCTACGGCATCAAAATCGTTATAGCTCAAAGGAATGTTTTCTCCTAGTAGTTCTGTGCCCGCATTACCCGGTGCAATATAAAGTTTGGATAAATGTGAACTTTGTGCTGCTTTCCAAGCGATTGCGTGCTCTCTTCCTCCTGAACCTAAGATCAATAGTTTCATAATTTCTTTGCTGAATTTTGTGATTTTTACAAAGATGATAAGAATGGTTCTTCATTCGGAATTATATTATTAACACCGTTAAAAAGGTATTAACAAATAAAGAAGATCACAACAAGAATCTGCAAGAAATCAAGTTCAGTTGACGTTATCAATGTCAATAAAAAGTTTGTCCGTCCTTATGCATTCTCCTCAATAGAGGAGAGCATCTGTAACGATCCTCGTGATATTCGTCATACATATTGTCTAAATAGTGAACCACATGGTTGATCCCTAGTTCATCAGCCCACTTCAACAAACCTTTAGGGTAATTTACTCCTTTGGTCATAGCCAAATCAATATCTTCTTTTGAGGCAATATTTAAGAACAAAGCGTCCGCAGCTTCATTGATCAACATCATAACAATTCGAAGCATAATCTCTCTTCCAATTTTATCATCTTTCACAGGGATTGGTTTTTTTGCATTTTCAGAGTAATCGTAATATCCTCTGCCTGATTTTCGGCCCAACCATCCTGCTTCAGCATGTCTTCTTTGGGTAAATGAAGGTTTGTAACGAGGATCATAGTAAAAAGCTTCAAAAACAGTCTCGGTGACGGTGTAGTTAATGTCGTTACCAATGAAATCCATTAAGGTAAATGGTCCCATTCTGAATCCTCCGATTTCAGTCATCGCCCAATCGATTGTAGCGAAATCTGCTATGCCTTCTTCATATATTCTCAGGGCTTCTCCATAAAACGGACGAGCCACTCGAT
This genomic interval carries:
- a CDS encoding 3-hydroxyacyl-CoA dehydrogenase NAD-binding domain-containing protein encodes the protein MKIGVLGAGSMGSGIAQVASTAGHEVTIVDAKEAALENAKSKLAKVMARLVEKGKYTLEDAEAIQNRISYETDIQAFEGCGMVIEAIIENLDIKKTVFKNLEEVTAKDCILATNTSSLSVAAIASACKLPERVIGIHFFNPAPLMPLVEIVPCIQTSDAVTKSSRDLIDSWKKVTVLAKDTPGFIVNRVARPFYGEALRIYEEGIADFATIDWAMTEIGGFRMGPFTLMDFIGNDINYTVTETVFEAFYYDPRYKPSFTQRRHAEAGWLGRKSGRGYYDYSENAKKPIPVKDDKIGREIMLRIVMMLINEAADALFLNIASKEDIDLAMTKGVNYPKGLLKWADELGINHVVHYLDNMYDEYHEDRYRCSPLLRRMHKDGQTFY